Proteins found in one Arthrobacter sp. U41 genomic segment:
- a CDS encoding transposase has translation MSSRPTFSDEFKADAVDLVITSGRPIATVASELGVSVTALRRWVRYHREGHPDTAMKTDEPIDPAKFWAMEARMRELERENDFLKKVSAFFAKEQR, from the coding sequence ATGTCTTCCCGTCCCACGTTTTCTGATGAGTTCAAGGCTGATGCTGTAGATCTCGTGATTACTTCCGGCCGTCCGATCGCGACTGTTGCCTCCGAACTTGGGGTCTCCGTGACCGCGTTGCGCCGGTGGGTCCGCTACCACCGAGAAGGTCACCCCGATACCGCGATGAAAACTGACGAACCCATTGATCCCGCGAAATTCTGGGCCATGGAGGCCAGAATGCGGGAACTTGAACGGGAGAACGATTTCCTAAAAAAAGTTTCAGCGTTCTTCGCCAAAGAACAACGGTAG